Proteins from a genomic interval of Leifsonia shinshuensis:
- a CDS encoding MaoC family dehydratase, with protein sequence MAAPDFDALAVGDVVAERAFDLSRDALVRYAGASGDFNPIHYRDDVATSVGLPGVIAHGMLTMGLAVQPVVDWAGDPARVVDYQVRFTRPVVVDPAEGASVLVTAKVGQLDAEARVARIDLTTTFNAETVLGKAQVRVSLA encoded by the coding sequence ATGGCCGCCCCCGATTTCGACGCCCTGGCCGTCGGCGACGTCGTCGCCGAGCGCGCCTTCGACCTCAGCCGCGACGCGCTGGTCCGCTATGCCGGAGCGTCGGGCGACTTCAACCCGATCCACTACCGCGACGACGTCGCGACCTCGGTCGGCCTCCCCGGCGTGATCGCACACGGGATGCTCACGATGGGGCTCGCCGTACAGCCGGTGGTCGACTGGGCGGGCGACCCGGCGCGCGTGGTCGACTACCAGGTGCGGTTCACCCGTCCGGTGGTCGTCGACCCGGCCGAGGGCGCGAGCGTGCTCGTGACGGCCAAGGTCGGTCAGCTCGACGCGGAGGCCCGGGTCGCGCGGATCGACCTGACCACGACGTTCAACGCCGAGACCGTGCTCGGCAAGGCGCAGGTGCGCGTCTCGCTCGCGTGA
- a CDS encoding FAS1-like dehydratase domain-containing protein, protein MPVNPELVGRSFPPTPPYLVGREKVREFAAAVLATDPLSFDVAAAQAAGHADLVAPPTFPVVVQQRTLDQLLADPEAGIDFSRVVHGDQRFTFSRPVVAGDELTATLTVTAVKSLGAHSMVTAETVIVDAAGEHVVTTVSTLVVRGDE, encoded by the coding sequence GTGCCAGTGAATCCCGAGCTCGTGGGCCGCAGTTTCCCGCCCACCCCTCCGTATCTCGTCGGCCGTGAGAAGGTGCGCGAGTTCGCCGCCGCCGTGCTCGCGACGGATCCCCTCAGCTTCGACGTGGCCGCTGCGCAGGCCGCCGGGCACGCCGACCTTGTCGCGCCGCCCACCTTCCCGGTCGTGGTGCAGCAGCGCACGCTCGATCAGCTCCTCGCCGACCCGGAGGCGGGCATCGACTTCAGCCGCGTCGTCCACGGCGACCAGCGGTTCACGTTCTCGCGCCCCGTCGTCGCGGGCGACGAGCTGACGGCGACGCTGACCGTCACGGCGGTCAAGTCGCTCGGCGCGCACAGCATGGTCACCGCCGAGACGGTGATCGTGGACGCCGCCGGCGAGCACGTCGTCACCACCGTGTCCACCCTGGTCGTGCGAGGAGACGAGTGA
- a CDS encoding ROK family transcriptional regulator, whose amino-acid sequence MARRASGAATTSTLARVNQTAIIEALRASGPLSRQQLGAMTGLSPATINRLTAALVEDGLVVTAGQEPSRGGRPSVLLRYAGSSRLVAAIQLRSDVATGILVDFDGTIVFRRSVELGPRASKDSPEQQRRDDQQAQLERVFALFDELIARADALGTPCLAAGIAVPGVVQQPDGIVGTMPEFGWTGVPFGTLLRQRTDLPIVVENDANALAFGELRAGAGKGLSGLVAIFLENGLGAGVITNGELYRGARAEAGEIGYLLMERSSLERSYDEHGDLEDRIGSLALTRRARELGVALPASGTLAAQDVFELARTGDRDAREMADEILDMVAIAVAALVIVLDPELVVFGSSFAGEHANVIPEIEQRLRGRIIRVPRVTPATHGEDGVLLGIAELAAAEVNGFAYIDF is encoded by the coding sequence ATGGCACGACGCGCAAGCGGAGCGGCGACGACGAGCACGCTCGCCCGCGTGAACCAGACCGCGATCATCGAGGCCCTCCGCGCCTCCGGTCCGCTCTCGCGGCAGCAGCTCGGAGCGATGACCGGCCTCAGCCCGGCCACGATCAACCGGCTCACCGCAGCGCTCGTCGAGGACGGGCTGGTCGTCACGGCGGGCCAGGAGCCTTCGCGCGGCGGGCGGCCCTCCGTGCTCCTCCGCTACGCGGGCAGCTCGCGCCTGGTCGCGGCGATCCAGCTGCGCTCCGACGTGGCGACGGGCATCCTCGTCGACTTCGACGGCACCATCGTCTTCCGGCGGAGCGTCGAGCTCGGGCCGCGTGCGTCCAAGGACTCTCCCGAGCAGCAGCGCAGGGACGACCAGCAGGCCCAGCTGGAGCGCGTGTTCGCGCTCTTCGACGAGCTGATCGCCAGAGCCGACGCGCTCGGCACGCCGTGCCTGGCCGCGGGGATCGCCGTCCCGGGGGTCGTCCAGCAGCCCGACGGCATCGTCGGCACGATGCCGGAGTTCGGCTGGACGGGGGTGCCGTTCGGCACCCTGCTCCGGCAGCGGACGGACCTCCCGATCGTGGTCGAGAACGACGCGAACGCCCTCGCGTTCGGCGAGCTGCGGGCGGGCGCGGGCAAAGGGCTCTCCGGGCTGGTCGCGATCTTCCTCGAGAACGGGCTCGGCGCCGGCGTCATCACAAACGGCGAGCTGTACCGCGGCGCGCGTGCCGAGGCCGGCGAGATCGGCTACCTGCTGATGGAACGGTCATCCCTGGAGCGCTCGTACGACGAGCACGGCGACCTCGAGGACCGGATCGGGTCGCTCGCGCTCACCCGCCGCGCCCGCGAGCTGGGCGTCGCACTCCCCGCGTCGGGCACCCTCGCCGCGCAGGACGTCTTCGAGCTCGCGCGCACCGGCGACCGCGACGCGCGGGAGATGGCGGACGAGATCCTCGACATGGTGGCCATCGCCGTCGCCGCGCTCGTCATCGTCCTCGACCCGGAGCTCGTCGTCTTCGGCAGCAGCTTCGCCGGTGAGCACGCGAATGTGATCCCGGAGATCGAGCAACGCCTCCGCGGCCGGATCATCCGGGTTCCGCGCGTCACCCCCGCCACCCACGGCGAGGACGGCGTGCTGCTCGGCATCGCCGAGCTGGCGGCGGCCGAAGTGAACGGCTTCGCGTACATCGACTTCTGA
- a CDS encoding BadF/BadG/BcrA/BcrD ATPase family protein, which yields MIVGIDIGGTKTHVRAESDGATLLDRSVPTAEWQADGKLDSPASVQGLLALFGGLPGSAEAALAVGAHGLDSEAQTLAFQSALAEAHRGRTWTVNDVELLGPAAGFDDAIAVIAGTGSKVVGRLADGTPVTAGGYGYILNDPGSAPALVRDAVRSLFDAVDEREQPDQLADALFAHFGVDDVVGLSNALTVHPRITRWGAAAPLVFAAADAGSRRAARVIDDAADELARSVQLVHRHGAVGRHVVCAGGVITNQPRLFQAFHERLRTRGLGHVVHLLTAAPVEGALAMARRLSAQPGAVPFAPSTPSRRKS from the coding sequence GTGATCGTTGGGATCGACATCGGCGGCACGAAGACGCATGTCCGCGCCGAGTCCGACGGCGCCACGCTCCTGGACCGGTCGGTGCCGACGGCCGAATGGCAGGCGGACGGAAAGCTCGACTCCCCCGCGAGCGTGCAGGGCCTGCTGGCGCTGTTCGGCGGACTGCCCGGCAGCGCCGAGGCCGCCCTGGCCGTCGGCGCGCACGGGCTCGACAGCGAGGCCCAGACCCTGGCCTTCCAGTCGGCTCTCGCCGAGGCCCACCGCGGACGCACCTGGACCGTCAACGACGTCGAGCTCCTCGGACCCGCCGCCGGCTTCGACGACGCGATCGCCGTGATCGCGGGCACCGGCTCGAAGGTCGTCGGACGCCTGGCCGACGGGACCCCGGTCACCGCGGGCGGCTACGGCTACATCCTCAACGACCCGGGCAGCGCACCGGCACTGGTCCGCGACGCCGTCCGCTCCCTGTTCGACGCCGTCGACGAGCGCGAGCAGCCCGACCAGCTCGCCGACGCGCTGTTCGCCCACTTCGGCGTCGACGACGTCGTCGGCCTGTCGAACGCTCTCACCGTCCATCCCCGGATCACTCGCTGGGGAGCGGCCGCACCGCTCGTGTTCGCCGCCGCCGACGCCGGGAGCCGGCGCGCGGCACGCGTCATCGACGACGCGGCGGACGAGCTGGCCCGCAGCGTGCAGCTCGTCCACCGGCACGGAGCCGTCGGCCGGCACGTGGTCTGCGCGGGCGGAGTCATCACCAACCAGCCGCGCCTGTTCCAGGCGTTCCACGAGCGCCTGCGCACCCGCGGCCTCGGGCACGTCGTGCACCTGCTGACCGCGGCTCCGGTCGAAGGCGCCCTGGCGATGGCCAGGCGACTCTCGGCCCAGCCGGGCGCGGTCCCGTTCGCACCATCAACACCATCACGGAGGAAGTCATGA
- a CDS encoding extracellular solute-binding protein: MRITPPRRRRALAGVGLAAVAALALTACSVTGAGSGGGGQGDGTGTINALFMKQAGYSESDIGAMIKDFEAKNPKITVKPTFVAYEALHDKIVTSAPAGTYDVVHLDVIWPAEFASKGIITDVTKNFPSSWKSDMLGGALSSAEYKGKYYGVPWGPSTKLFFYNKDMLAKVGAGPDDVKTWDGVLAVAKKLKDAGIVQYPISWSWSQAEALVCDYAELLGAFGGQFTDSSGKLAINKGAGVQALEFMKKSLDEGLTDPASTTFLEDDTDKSMAAGKTAMELNWESTFRDQNDPSISKVVGQVAVTVPPAGPGGDNPGVNGSMALAIGSKSTHQAAAWKFIEYMTSEAVQDKYVTSSMTNWKASYDKPDITKTNPEVFAAAGKAYDSMILRPPVANYNTVSQALQVELQNALLGKKNPQQALDDAVAAANASLK; this comes from the coding sequence ATGAGAATCACACCCCCTCGGCGACGCCGCGCGCTCGCCGGCGTCGGGCTCGCGGCGGTGGCCGCGCTCGCCCTCACCGCCTGCAGCGTGACGGGAGCCGGTTCCGGCGGCGGCGGCCAAGGCGACGGCACCGGCACGATCAACGCCCTGTTCATGAAGCAGGCCGGCTACTCGGAGTCGGACATCGGCGCGATGATCAAGGACTTCGAGGCGAAGAACCCGAAGATCACGGTCAAGCCGACGTTCGTCGCGTACGAGGCGCTGCACGACAAGATCGTCACGTCGGCGCCCGCCGGCACCTACGACGTCGTGCACCTGGACGTGATCTGGCCGGCCGAGTTCGCCTCCAAGGGCATCATCACCGACGTGACCAAGAACTTCCCGTCGAGCTGGAAGTCCGACATGCTCGGCGGCGCGCTCAGCAGCGCGGAGTACAAGGGCAAGTACTACGGCGTGCCGTGGGGACCCTCCACCAAGCTGTTCTTCTACAACAAGGACATGCTCGCCAAGGTCGGCGCCGGTCCTGACGACGTGAAGACGTGGGACGGCGTGCTCGCCGTCGCGAAGAAGCTCAAGGACGCCGGGATCGTGCAGTACCCGATCTCCTGGAGCTGGTCGCAGGCCGAAGCGCTCGTCTGCGACTACGCCGAGCTGCTCGGCGCCTTCGGCGGCCAGTTCACCGACTCCAGCGGCAAGCTCGCCATCAACAAGGGCGCGGGCGTGCAAGCGCTGGAGTTCATGAAGAAGTCGCTCGACGAGGGCCTCACCGACCCCGCCTCGACGACCTTCCTGGAGGACGACACCGACAAGTCGATGGCGGCGGGCAAGACGGCGATGGAGCTGAACTGGGAGTCCACCTTCCGCGACCAGAACGACCCGTCGATCTCGAAGGTGGTCGGTCAGGTCGCCGTCACCGTGCCGCCGGCCGGTCCCGGCGGGGACAACCCCGGCGTGAACGGCTCGATGGCCCTCGCGATCGGCTCGAAGTCGACGCACCAGGCGGCCGCGTGGAAGTTCATCGAGTACATGACGAGCGAGGCCGTGCAGGACAAGTACGTCACCAGCTCCATGACGAACTGGAAGGCCAGCTACGACAAGCCGGACATCACCAAGACGAACCCCGAGGTGTTCGCCGCGGCCGGCAAGGCGTACGACTCGATGATCCTGCGCCCGCCGGTGGCGAACTACAACACGGTCTCGCAGGCCCTCCAGGTCGAGCTGCAGAACGCGCTGCTCGGTAAGAAGAACCCGCAGCAGGCCCTCGACGACGCGGTCGCGGCCGCCAACGCGAGCCTGAAGTGA
- a CDS encoding sugar ABC transporter permease gives MSVAGVETERRSPARERRTRRRRDNQGRLAFWLLLPAAIAVFGVIVYPILRTLLISFFEVNSALATDTPFVGLQNYIGVLSSSGFWAAMGRTLYFTIVSTALELVFGLIVAGLLNAKLRARWLFRAIVIIPWAIPTIVNAAMWKGIFNAQYGALNAALTQLGIIDQYQAWLGDPTTALNMVIIADVWKTTPLVAFFLLAGLTSIPSELYEAAKVDRASWPRIFRSIVLPMLVPSISVVLVLRTVEAFKVFDIIYTMTRGGPVNGTQTVAYYAYTTAFSDQNFGVGAALSYIIVLVILALTFFYLRLLRRSEMSLL, from the coding sequence GTGTCGGTCGCCGGAGTCGAGACGGAACGGCGCTCCCCCGCACGGGAGCGCCGCACCCGGCGCAGGCGCGACAACCAGGGCCGGCTGGCGTTCTGGCTGCTCCTGCCCGCCGCGATCGCCGTCTTCGGGGTCATCGTCTACCCGATCCTGCGCACGCTGCTGATCTCGTTCTTCGAGGTGAACTCGGCGCTGGCGACCGACACCCCGTTCGTCGGGCTGCAGAACTACATCGGCGTCCTCAGCTCGTCCGGGTTCTGGGCGGCGATGGGACGCACGCTCTACTTCACCATCGTCTCGACGGCGCTCGAGCTGGTCTTCGGGCTGATCGTCGCCGGCCTGCTGAACGCCAAGCTGCGCGCCCGCTGGCTGTTCCGCGCCATCGTCATCATCCCGTGGGCGATCCCGACGATCGTCAACGCGGCGATGTGGAAGGGCATCTTCAACGCGCAGTACGGAGCGCTGAACGCGGCGCTCACCCAGCTCGGGATCATCGACCAGTACCAGGCGTGGCTCGGCGACCCGACCACCGCCTTGAACATGGTCATCATCGCCGACGTCTGGAAGACGACACCGCTGGTCGCGTTCTTCCTGCTCGCCGGGCTGACGTCCATCCCCTCCGAGCTCTACGAGGCGGCGAAGGTCGACCGGGCGAGTTGGCCGCGGATCTTCCGCTCGATCGTCCTCCCGATGCTCGTGCCCTCCATCTCGGTGGTGCTGGTGCTGCGCACGGTGGAGGCGTTCAAGGTCTTCGACATCATCTACACGATGACGCGCGGCGGCCCGGTCAACGGCACCCAGACGGTCGCGTACTACGCCTACACGACGGCCTTCTCCGACCAGAACTTCGGGGTGGGAGCCGCACTGTCGTACATCATCGTGCTCGTCATCCTGGCCCTGACCTTCTTCTACCTGCGCCTGCTGCGCCGATCCGAGATGAGCCTGCTGTGA
- a CDS encoding ABC transporter permease subunit, which translates to MRHAKRNSILLHLAALVVALAVLLPFGWMVLASVTPQRVLISTPLQWIPDTLDWSRYELIFRGGADSVGATFRAALANTTIVAVGTVGISMIVGILGAYAFARLRFRFRQAVLILFLATYMLPQIALLIPLYLILNSLGLLDTVTGLIIVDCSLVVPFVLWILSNYFLTIPEELEEAARIDGTTRLGALFRVILPAARPGIFAALMFAFLLAWDEFMYALIFTSSNAAKTLPVAISEFAGRYTTDFGLVAAGGILAALPPIIVAMVFQRYVVSGMAAGAVKG; encoded by the coding sequence GTGAGACACGCCAAACGCAACTCGATCCTCCTGCACCTCGCGGCGCTGGTCGTCGCGCTCGCGGTCCTCCTGCCGTTCGGCTGGATGGTGCTCGCCAGCGTGACGCCGCAGCGCGTGCTCATCTCGACGCCGCTGCAGTGGATCCCGGACACGCTGGACTGGAGCCGCTACGAGCTGATCTTCCGCGGCGGAGCCGACAGCGTCGGCGCCACCTTCCGTGCCGCCCTCGCCAACACGACGATCGTGGCGGTCGGGACCGTCGGCATCTCGATGATCGTGGGCATCCTCGGCGCCTACGCCTTCGCCCGGCTGCGGTTCCGGTTCCGGCAGGCCGTGCTGATCCTGTTCCTCGCGACGTACATGCTGCCGCAGATCGCCCTGCTGATCCCGCTCTATCTCATCCTCAACTCGCTGGGGCTGCTCGACACCGTCACGGGGCTGATCATCGTCGACTGCTCGCTGGTCGTCCCGTTCGTGCTCTGGATCCTCAGCAACTACTTCCTCACCATCCCCGAGGAGCTGGAGGAGGCCGCCCGCATCGACGGCACCACCCGGCTCGGCGCGCTGTTCCGGGTGATCCTGCCCGCCGCCCGGCCCGGGATCTTCGCCGCGCTGATGTTCGCGTTCCTGCTGGCGTGGGACGAGTTCATGTACGCCCTCATCTTCACGTCGTCGAACGCCGCGAAGACGCTGCCGGTCGCGATCAGCGAGTTCGCCGGCCGCTACACCACCGACTTCGGGCTCGTCGCCGCCGGCGGCATCCTCGCCGCCCTGCCGCCGATCATCGTGGCGATGGTCTTCCAGCGCTACGTCGTCAGCGGCATGGCCGCCGGCGCCGTCAAGGGCTGA
- a CDS encoding SIS domain-containing protein yields MEPTASFIDAMNAQPANLELALATVARALDAAALPRWGRDESVAFVAMGASLNSAQVPLAALAQRGRPAVAVIASDVADGLAAVRADHSIIVSESGRSPEPLAAAGALPPGSRIGITNFPDQPIREATDVVLGLGGFPDSPVYTSGYTATILAYALLLDRVGALDSGEEAARLPERVAEALRGYAPIAEAAGGILAGAASIDVVGRGASLASAAELSLMVREGLRTPSSAFETYQYLHGPMEVLSADDVLVLFGDGRETTIPSSVLDAGVRVVLVTSAEAAELPASGHPGLTVITVPSGLGLFERAVVETVIGQLLIAAAVQHKPFPLEKFLYHQDDTKLPVRAG; encoded by the coding sequence ATGGAACCGACCGCATCCTTCATCGACGCCATGAACGCCCAGCCCGCCAACCTCGAGCTCGCCCTGGCGACCGTCGCACGCGCTCTCGACGCGGCAGCGCTCCCGCGCTGGGGCCGGGACGAGAGCGTGGCCTTCGTCGCGATGGGAGCCTCGCTCAACTCGGCGCAGGTGCCGCTCGCCGCGCTCGCGCAGCGCGGCCGGCCGGCTGTCGCGGTGATCGCCTCCGACGTGGCGGACGGCCTCGCGGCGGTGCGTGCCGATCACTCGATCATCGTCTCGGAGTCCGGCAGGAGCCCGGAGCCGCTCGCCGCCGCCGGCGCGCTGCCGCCCGGTTCGCGGATCGGCATCACCAACTTCCCGGATCAGCCCATCCGGGAGGCGACGGACGTCGTGCTCGGTCTCGGCGGCTTCCCCGACTCCCCGGTCTACACGAGCGGCTACACCGCCACGATCCTCGCCTACGCGCTGCTGCTGGACCGGGTCGGGGCGCTCGACTCGGGAGAGGAGGCCGCGCGGCTCCCGGAGCGGGTCGCGGAGGCCCTCCGCGGGTACGCGCCGATCGCGGAGGCCGCGGGCGGGATCCTGGCCGGGGCCGCGAGCATCGACGTCGTCGGCCGCGGCGCCTCGCTGGCGTCCGCGGCGGAGCTCTCGCTCATGGTGCGCGAGGGGCTCCGCACGCCCAGCAGCGCGTTCGAGACCTATCAGTACCTGCACGGCCCGATGGAGGTCCTCTCGGCCGACGACGTCCTCGTGCTGTTCGGCGACGGCCGCGAGACCACGATCCCCTCCTCGGTGCTCGACGCCGGGGTCCGGGTCGTGCTCGTCACGAGCGCCGAGGCCGCGGAGCTCCCGGCGTCGGGGCACCCCGGCCTCACCGTCATCACCGTCCCGTCCGGGCTCGGCCTCTTCGAGCGGGCGGTGGTCGAGACGGTCATCGGCCAGCTCCTGATCGCCGCCGCCGTGCAGCACAAGCCGTTCCCCCTCGAGAAGTTCCTGTACCACCAGGACGACACGAAGCTCCCCGTCCGCGCGGGGTAG
- a CDS encoding adenosylhomocysteinase, whose translation MDTDDHAEQGRARVAWIRSRMSLLAAARDELAGTRPFAGHRIGMSLHVEPKTAVLLETLAAGGAEIVGTGNFGSTQNDVVAYLNTLPGVTIHGAREDTAEQHAGNIAKVLDAGPDMILDNGADLAAGLVERGSAHTILGGTEETTSGGDRLRSELAGSIPFPVIVINDSLLKAIGENKHAVGQSAVESFMRITNVMVPGRRFVVFGYGWCGRGVAQYLRALGGKVAVVDTDELKAFEAALDGFRVGTPQDFAAWGDVFITATGRPDVLGYDIVENMHDGAILANIGHFPWEIDVAALRARQTGSTEIVDAVERIDLPNGNHVILIANGRMFNLAGREPKGNSIESMDLGFLLQTFSLERVATQAATLPPGAQPVPDDIDRTIARRMLANLHAAS comes from the coding sequence ATGGACACCGACGATCACGCCGAGCAGGGACGCGCGCGCGTCGCCTGGATCCGCTCCCGGATGAGCCTCCTGGCCGCCGCCCGCGATGAGCTCGCCGGGACGCGGCCGTTCGCCGGCCATCGGATCGGCATGTCCCTGCACGTCGAGCCGAAGACGGCGGTCCTGCTGGAGACGCTCGCCGCCGGCGGCGCCGAGATCGTCGGGACGGGCAACTTCGGCTCCACTCAGAACGACGTCGTGGCGTACCTCAACACGCTCCCCGGGGTGACCATCCACGGCGCACGCGAGGACACCGCCGAGCAGCACGCGGGCAACATCGCGAAGGTGCTCGACGCCGGGCCGGACATGATCCTCGACAACGGCGCCGACCTGGCGGCCGGCCTCGTCGAACGCGGGTCAGCGCACACGATCCTCGGCGGGACCGAGGAGACGACGAGCGGCGGCGACCGCCTGCGCAGCGAGCTGGCCGGGAGCATCCCCTTCCCGGTGATCGTCATCAACGACAGCCTGCTCAAGGCCATCGGCGAGAACAAGCACGCCGTCGGACAGTCGGCCGTCGAGAGCTTCATGCGCATCACCAACGTGATGGTCCCCGGCCGGCGCTTCGTGGTGTTCGGCTACGGCTGGTGCGGCCGGGGCGTCGCGCAGTATCTCCGCGCGCTCGGCGGCAAGGTGGCCGTCGTCGACACCGACGAGCTGAAGGCGTTCGAGGCCGCGCTCGACGGCTTCCGCGTCGGCACCCCGCAGGACTTCGCGGCCTGGGGCGACGTCTTCATCACCGCGACCGGCCGGCCGGACGTCCTCGGCTACGACATCGTGGAGAACATGCACGACGGCGCGATCCTCGCCAACATCGGCCACTTCCCGTGGGAGATCGACGTCGCCGCCCTCCGGGCCAGGCAGACCGGCAGCACGGAGATCGTCGACGCGGTCGAGCGGATCGACCTCCCGAACGGCAACCACGTGATCCTCATCGCGAACGGCCGGATGTTCAACCTCGCCGGACGCGAGCCGAAGGGGAACTCGATCGAGTCGATGGACCTCGGCTTCCTGCTGCAGACCTTCTCGCTGGAGCGGGTGGCGACGCAGGCCGCCACGCTGCCGCCCGGCGCCCAGCCGGTACCGGACGACATCGACCGGACGATCGCCCGCCGCATGCTGGCGAACCTCCACGCAGCTTCGTAA
- a CDS encoding IclR family transcriptional regulator: protein MSDSPDYAAPAIDKALDILELLASSPSPLSQLEIATAVGRSTGQIFRPLMRLEKRGYLHRDRSSGLYQLSMRMFDLAHRQEPLRSLLSVAVPVMREVSATVAQSCNLGILDGDRVRIVAQVESPADFGFRVRVGALFDVATTATGMVLAAFSAVTGAADTVSTAFGGLDQERLTAIRKDGVFVLPDSAQPGITDVVVPILRSDSPEAVAALTVPYVATSYSPSSVDSARETASRAAREIQAALGI from the coding sequence ATGTCCGACTCACCCGACTACGCGGCGCCGGCGATCGACAAGGCGCTCGACATCCTCGAACTCCTGGCGAGCAGCCCGTCGCCGCTCAGTCAGCTGGAGATCGCCACCGCCGTCGGGCGCTCGACCGGACAGATCTTCCGGCCCCTGATGCGGCTCGAGAAGCGCGGCTACCTGCACAGGGACCGGTCGTCCGGCCTCTACCAGCTGTCCATGCGGATGTTCGACCTGGCCCACCGGCAGGAGCCGCTGCGCTCGCTGCTCAGCGTCGCCGTCCCGGTGATGCGGGAGGTCTCCGCGACGGTCGCGCAGTCCTGCAACCTCGGGATCCTCGACGGCGACCGGGTGCGGATCGTCGCGCAGGTCGAGAGCCCGGCGGACTTCGGCTTCCGGGTGCGGGTGGGGGCGCTGTTCGACGTGGCCACGACCGCGACCGGGATGGTCCTCGCCGCCTTCTCCGCCGTCACCGGCGCCGCCGACACCGTCTCCACGGCTTTCGGGGGCCTCGACCAGGAGCGGCTCACAGCGATCCGGAAGGACGGGGTGTTCGTGCTCCCGGACTCCGCGCAACCGGGGATCACCGACGTCGTCGTCCCCATCCTCCGCTCGGACAGCCCGGAGGCCGTGGCGGCGCTCACCGTGCCTTACGTCGCGACGAGCTACAGCCCGTCCAGCGTCGACAGCGCGCGGGAGACGGCGTCGCGCGCCGCGCGGGAGATCCAGGCCGCGCTCGGCATCTGA
- a CDS encoding ROK family protein, which translates to MPDRALDLDDELRSRTALLGSASDAATRVFTTILTRSPISRIDVAKLTGLSQAAVTKAVAPLVAVGLLNDSLGPTLTGLPGRPVSPVALVPDAVVTLGVKVNDDELIGVATDLTTRVIASERLPLASRAPAEVIDAIAELCARLAERLGDLGPRLAAVGVAVSGDVDSETGVVRDSAIMGWRNVELGPVLAERLGRRVVVENDVRALTIGEHWFGVGLGTRSFAIVTIGRGIGSGLHLNGEVVEGAYGVAGEIGHLPLTSPDKVCACGRRGCVEAVASTSAIAAAVSAAHGRPVTIGEAVELRRAGDAAAVEVFDEAGRVIGAAIASLVNLVGPELVVIGGEGVADFDLIEEPLRRSYAEHVFASADRCRIAVRPHTFEDWARGAAATAVRSLVV; encoded by the coding sequence ATGCCCGATCGAGCACTGGACCTTGACGACGAGCTGCGGAGCCGCACGGCCCTGCTCGGGTCGGCGTCCGACGCGGCCACCCGCGTCTTCACCACGATCCTGACCAGGAGCCCGATCAGCAGGATCGACGTGGCCAAGCTCACCGGGCTGTCGCAGGCGGCCGTGACCAAAGCGGTCGCTCCGCTGGTGGCGGTGGGGCTGCTCAACGACTCGCTCGGACCGACCCTGACCGGCCTCCCCGGCCGGCCCGTGAGCCCGGTCGCGCTCGTCCCCGACGCGGTCGTCACGCTCGGCGTGAAGGTGAACGATGACGAGCTCATCGGCGTCGCCACCGACCTCACCACGCGCGTCATCGCGTCCGAGCGGCTGCCGCTCGCGTCGCGGGCGCCGGCGGAGGTCATCGACGCGATCGCGGAGCTCTGCGCGCGGCTCGCGGAGCGGCTCGGCGACCTGGGCCCGCGGCTCGCGGCCGTCGGAGTCGCCGTCTCGGGCGACGTCGACTCCGAGACGGGCGTCGTCCGCGACTCCGCCATCATGGGCTGGAGGAACGTCGAGCTGGGACCGGTGCTCGCGGAGCGGCTCGGTCGCCGGGTCGTCGTGGAGAACGACGTGCGGGCGCTCACCATCGGCGAGCACTGGTTCGGTGTGGGGCTCGGCACCCGGTCGTTCGCGATCGTCACGATCGGCCGCGGCATCGGCTCCGGCCTGCACCTGAACGGGGAGGTCGTCGAAGGCGCCTACGGCGTGGCCGGCGAGATCGGCCACCTGCCGCTCACCTCGCCCGACAAGGTGTGCGCCTGCGGCCGCCGCGGCTGCGTCGAGGCGGTGGCCTCCACCAGCGCCATCGCGGCCGCCGTGTCCGCCGCGCACGGACGGCCGGTCACGATCGGCGAGGCCGTCGAGCTCCGCCGGGCCGGGGACGCCGCCGCCGTCGAGGTGTTCGACGAGGCCGGGAGGGTGATCGGAGCCGCCATCGCCAGCCTGGTCAACCTGGTCGGACCCGAGCTCGTCGTCATCGGCGGCGAGGGGGTGGCCGACTTCGACCTCATCGAGGAGCCGCTGCGCCGCTCGTACGCGGAGCACGTGTTCGCCTCCGCCGACCGCTGCCGGATCGCCGTCCGCCCGCACACCTTCGAGGACTGGGCGCGGGGCGCTGCGGCGACCGCGGTCCGTTCCCTCGTGGTCTGA